One Mangifera indica cultivar Alphonso chromosome 4, CATAS_Mindica_2.1, whole genome shotgun sequence genomic region harbors:
- the LOC123214179 gene encoding LEAF RUST 10 DISEASE-RESISTANCE LOCUS RECEPTOR-LIKE PROTEIN KINASE-like 2.1 isoform X1, translated as MKNRLPGFCFFILCILLKTVLAKLDPLYEACVPETCGDGQKITFPFYIRDKQVSSCGYPGFEVSCNSQGNPVLNLQNIDYLIHQIFYKDQILRLSNAAVVSATNANSTSCIDLSSHRIQNVSLPEDRFALLSNQTDLVLLYNCSSSLPDEFSKYKEGICEDYENKTVGEVLALVDNDPNLENVSRGFRCGDRVVAPVDMYGGDSGGFGIAEVLNKGFLLNWTASNCSVCEASGGKCGFNSSTYHFRCFCPDRPHGQMCDPGNAKTPFSRVVIAIVATAIGMLIILAFCFIRKNSSNNCLLFWKKKTEDCQKIEDFLRNHGSLAPKRYSYSDIKKMTNSFKHKLGQGGYGGVYRGSLLDGSNVAVKVLNESKGNGEEFINEVATISRTSHVNIVTLLGFCFEDKKRALIYEFMSNGSLEKFIFERNQFKIDHKLKWEELYKIAVGIARGLEYLHRGCNTRILHFDIKPHNILLDEDFCPKISDFGLAKICPQKESIVSMTGARGTIGYIAPEVFCRNFGAVSHKTDVYSYGMMVLDMTGGRINNNARDDNSSEMYFSYWIYQRLKADEEIGFEDISKEDDKECVKKLIIVSLWCIQTNPSDKPTISRVVEMLEGSLDSLRIPPKPFATSLESPG; from the exons ATGAAGAATCGTCTTCCGGGCTTCtgttttttcattctttgtATCCTTTTAAAAACAGTTTTGGCCAAGTTGGATCCTTTATATGAAGCTTGTGTGCCTGAAACTTGTGGCGATGGACAGAAGATTACCTTCCCGTTTTACATCCGGGACAAACAAGTATCCTCCTGTGGCTATCCCGGCTTTGAAGTCTCATGCAATAGCCAAGGAAATCCAGTTCTGAACTTGCAGAATATCGACTACCTTATCCATCAGATCTTCTACAAAGACCAAATTCTTCGCCTCTCAAACGCCGCAGTAGTTTCTGCAACAAACGCTAACAGTACCTCTTGTATAGATCTTTCGAGTCATCGCATCCAAAACGTGTCGCTTCCCGAGGACCGGTTTGCACTTCTTTCTAACCAGACTGACCTCGTTTTGCTCTACAATTGTAGCTCTTCATTGCCTGACGAATTTTCAAAGTACAAAGAAGGTATCTGTGAAGATTATGAGAACAAAACCGTGGGTGAAGTTTTGGCACTGGTTGATAATGATCCTAACCTGGAAAATGTTTCCAGGGGATTCCGTTGTGGTGATCGGGTGGTGGCGCCGGTGGACATGTATGGCGGAGACAGCGGTGGGTTTGGGATTGCAGAGGTGCTAAACAAAGGGTTTTTGCTTAACTGGACAGCATCAAATTGCAGCGTTTGTGAAGCTAGCGGTGGTAAATGTGGCTTCAATTCTTCTACTTACCATTTCAGGTGTTTCTGCCCAGATAGGCCTCACGGTCAGATGTGTGATCCAG GCAATGCCAAAACGCCTTTCAGCAGAGTTGTAATAG CAATAGTAGCCACTGCAATTGGTATGCTGATCATCCTAGCTTTCTGCTTTATCagaaaaaattcttcaaataacTGCTTGCTCTTCTGGAAGAAGAAAACTGAGGATTGCCAAAAGATTGAGGATTTTTTAAGGAACCATGGATCCCTTGCACCTAAAAGATATAGTTATTCAGATATTAAGAAAATGACCAATTCATTCAAGCATAAACTAGGCCAGGGAGGCTATGGAGGTGTTTATAGAGGTAGCCTGCTCGATGGTAGTAATGTGGCTGTGAAGGTCTTGAATGAATCCAAAGGTAATGGTGAAGAATTCATTAATGAGGTTGCAACCATTAGCAGGACTTCCCATGTCAACATAGTCACtcttttaggtttttgttttgaGGATAAAAAAAGAGCTCTCATTTACGAGTTCATGTCCAATGGATCTCTTGAGAAGTTCATATTTGAAAGAAATCAATTCAAGATAGATCATAAGTTGAAGTGGGAAGAGTTGTACAAAATTGCAGTTGGCATAGCTCGAGGATTGGAATATCTTCATCGTGGCTGCAATACACGAATTTTGCACTTTGATATAAAGCCTCATAACATTCTCTTGGATGAagatttttgtcctaaaatctCTGACTTTGGCCTTGCTAAAATATGTCCCCAGAAAGAGAGTATTGTATCCATGACTGGTGCACGAGGGACTATTGGTTACATTGCTCCAGAAGTATTTTGTAGGAACTTTGGAGCAGTCTCTCACAAGACAGATGTTTATAGTTATGGAATGATGGTTTTAGACATGACTGGAGGAAGAATAAACAACAATGCTAGAGACGATAATAGTAGTGaaatgtatttttcatattgGATTTACCAGCGTCTTAAAGCAGATGAAGAAATTGGATTTGAAGACATTTCAaaagaagatgataaagaaTGTGTAAAGAAGCTGATAATAGTGAGCTTGTGGTGCATACAGACTAATCCCTCAGACAAGCCAACG
- the LOC123214179 gene encoding LEAF RUST 10 DISEASE-RESISTANCE LOCUS RECEPTOR-LIKE PROTEIN KINASE-like 2.1 isoform X2 — MYGGDSGGFGIAEVLNKGFLLNWTASNCSVCEASGGKCGFNSSTYHFRCFCPDRPHGQMCDPGNAKTPFSRVVIAIVATAIGMLIILAFCFIRKNSSNNCLLFWKKKTEDCQKIEDFLRNHGSLAPKRYSYSDIKKMTNSFKHKLGQGGYGGVYRGSLLDGSNVAVKVLNESKGNGEEFINEVATISRTSHVNIVTLLGFCFEDKKRALIYEFMSNGSLEKFIFERNQFKIDHKLKWEELYKIAVGIARGLEYLHRGCNTRILHFDIKPHNILLDEDFCPKISDFGLAKICPQKESIVSMTGARGTIGYIAPEVFCRNFGAVSHKTDVYSYGMMVLDMTGGRINNNARDDNSSEMYFSYWIYQRLKADEEIGFEDISKEDDKECVKKLIIVSLWCIQTNPSDKPTISRVVEMLEGSLDSLRIPPKPFATSLESPG; from the exons ATGTATGGCGGAGACAGCGGTGGGTTTGGGATTGCAGAGGTGCTAAACAAAGGGTTTTTGCTTAACTGGACAGCATCAAATTGCAGCGTTTGTGAAGCTAGCGGTGGTAAATGTGGCTTCAATTCTTCTACTTACCATTTCAGGTGTTTCTGCCCAGATAGGCCTCACGGTCAGATGTGTGATCCAG GCAATGCCAAAACGCCTTTCAGCAGAGTTGTAATAG CAATAGTAGCCACTGCAATTGGTATGCTGATCATCCTAGCTTTCTGCTTTATCagaaaaaattcttcaaataacTGCTTGCTCTTCTGGAAGAAGAAAACTGAGGATTGCCAAAAGATTGAGGATTTTTTAAGGAACCATGGATCCCTTGCACCTAAAAGATATAGTTATTCAGATATTAAGAAAATGACCAATTCATTCAAGCATAAACTAGGCCAGGGAGGCTATGGAGGTGTTTATAGAGGTAGCCTGCTCGATGGTAGTAATGTGGCTGTGAAGGTCTTGAATGAATCCAAAGGTAATGGTGAAGAATTCATTAATGAGGTTGCAACCATTAGCAGGACTTCCCATGTCAACATAGTCACtcttttaggtttttgttttgaGGATAAAAAAAGAGCTCTCATTTACGAGTTCATGTCCAATGGATCTCTTGAGAAGTTCATATTTGAAAGAAATCAATTCAAGATAGATCATAAGTTGAAGTGGGAAGAGTTGTACAAAATTGCAGTTGGCATAGCTCGAGGATTGGAATATCTTCATCGTGGCTGCAATACACGAATTTTGCACTTTGATATAAAGCCTCATAACATTCTCTTGGATGAagatttttgtcctaaaatctCTGACTTTGGCCTTGCTAAAATATGTCCCCAGAAAGAGAGTATTGTATCCATGACTGGTGCACGAGGGACTATTGGTTACATTGCTCCAGAAGTATTTTGTAGGAACTTTGGAGCAGTCTCTCACAAGACAGATGTTTATAGTTATGGAATGATGGTTTTAGACATGACTGGAGGAAGAATAAACAACAATGCTAGAGACGATAATAGTAGTGaaatgtatttttcatattgGATTTACCAGCGTCTTAAAGCAGATGAAGAAATTGGATTTGAAGACATTTCAaaagaagatgataaagaaTGTGTAAAGAAGCTGATAATAGTGAGCTTGTGGTGCATACAGACTAATCCCTCAGACAAGCCAACG